TACGATCGCACGTGCTTGCTTGGAGGTGCCGCCATGCGATTGATCGACGGTAACGCCCGGGTGTTGGCTGATGAAGGCTTCATTCTCAGCGGCAAAGAGCTCACGAGCAACGTCATAGGACGCGTTCAGGAGTTTGTCGGCAGCATTGGCCGAAAGGGGGGCTGCCAGTGCCGCGATGGCGGCACCGATAAGGAATAGGCGCTTCATGTGATTTGTGTCTCCCGGAAGGCAGGCTGTTATTTCTGCCCGGACAATAATGGCCGGCCGAGCGCAATCCGAGGCACGGCGGACCAATCAAAGTCTGCTCAGGAAAAAATTAGTCTTACTCGGCGGAGTTCAGCAGAAAATTTGCAGACGGTAATCATCGGGCGATGCCGTCTGACCGTCGCGGATTTGCAGCGATAGCTGCGATGGAAACACAATGTCTCCCCACAGTTCGATCAACTGTACCACAAGCTGCCCGAAGACGTCTTTGGGTGAAGCCGTGGCCGTATGGCCGCGATCGGCCAGCGGCGTGCTAACAGAGACCGGCGGTGCTGCTCAGCGGGTCGGGACGGGGACTTCGCCGCGATAGTCGTAGAAACCGCGTCCGGACTTGCGGCCGAGCCAGCCGGCCTCGACGTACTTCACCAGCAGCGGGCAGGGGCGATATTTCGAGTCCGCCAGGCCCTCATAAAGGACCTGCATGATGGATAGGCAAGTATCGAGACCGATGAAGTCGGCCAGTTGCAGCGGTCCCATCGGGTGGTTGGCGCCGAGCTTCATCGCCGTATCGATCGCGTCCACAGTGCCGACGCCCTCGTAGAGCGTGTAGATTGCCTCGTTGATCATCGGCAGAAGGATGCGGTTGACGATGAAGGCGGGAAAATCTTCTGCGACCGTTACAGTTTTGTCGAGAGTCGCGACAAACTCCTTGGCGGCGGCAAAGGTTTTTTCCTCGGTGGCGATGCCGCGCACGAGCTCGACCAGCTTCATCACCGGCACCGGGTTCATAAAGTGGATACCCATAAAGCGTTCGGCGCGGTCGGTGGCCGAAGCCAGGCGCGTGATCGACAGCGAAGAGGTGTTGGTCGCTAGGATTGCGTCGGGCTTCAGGACAGGACAGACCTGTCCGTAGATCTTGCGCTTGACCGTTTCGTCCTCTGTCGCCGCCTCGATGACAAGGTCGGCCTGGGACAGGTCGTTGATGTCGGTCGAGCCTTTGATGTGCGACAGCGCGTTCTTGCGATCCTCGTCCGTCATCTTGCCGGAAGCGACTTGGCGGGCGAGATTGCCATGGATGGTGGCGAGGCCGGTCTCAATCCGTTCGGCCGAGAGATCGTAGATATGGACCTTGTAGCCGGCGATGGCGCAGACATGGGCGATCCCGCAACCCATCTGGCCTGCTCCGACGATACCGACGTTCCTGATCGTGCTCATTGTTCTGCTCACCGAATGAATGAAGAGGCCCCGACCCTCGGCCGAAGTGGCCGCGGGTCAAAAAAAAGAAAACCGGGCCGAATTTGTCGGCCCGGTGCAGTGATAAAGGGGTGCGGCGTATTTTTCCAGCGATTATTCGTCGCGTACCGCGTGCCGGATCGCGCTCAGAGTGCTTTTTCGAGCTCCGGCAGGGCGTCGAAGAGGTCGGCGACGAGGCCGTAGTCGGCGACCTGGAAGATCGGCGCCTCCTCGTCCTTGTTGATGGCGACGATGACCTTGCTATCCTTCATGCCGGCAAGGTGCTGGATGGCACCGGAGATGCCGCAGGCGATGTAGAGCTGCGGGGCGACGACCTTGCCGGTCTGGCCGACCTGCCAGTCGTTCGGCGCGTAGCCGGCGTCGACGGCGGCGCGGCTGGCGCCGACGGCGGCGCCGAGCTTGTCGGCGACCGGCAGGATCACTTCCTTGAACTTCTCCGCCGAGCCGAGCGCCCGTCCGCCGGAGATGATGACCTTCGCCGAGGTCAGCTCGGGACGGTCCGACGACGACAGCGCGTCACCGACGAAGCTCGACAAACCCGGGTTGGCGCCGGTGGCAACCGTCTCGATGGCGGCATTGCCGCCTTCGGACGCGGCGGCGAACGAGGCGGTGCGCACGGTGATCACCTTCTTGGCGTCGCTCGTCTGCACCGTCTGGATGGCATTGCCGGCATAGATCGGCCGCTTGAAGGTGTCGGGGGAAACCACTTCGATGATCTCCGAGACCTGGGCGACGTCGAGCAGGGCTGCGACGCGCGGCAAGACGTTCTTGCCGACCGAGGTGGCGGCGGCAAGGATCGTGTCGTAGGCACCGGCGAGGGCGACGATCGTCGCGGCCAGCGGCTCGGCCAGGTTGTTGGCGAGCGAGGCGTCGTCGGCGAGCAGCACCTTGGCAACGCCCGAGAGCTTCGCCGCCTGCTCGGCCGCCGCCTTGGCACCGGAACCGGCGATGAGCACATGCACGTCGCCGCCAAACTTGGTTGCCGCCGTCAGCGCCTTGGCGGTCTGATCGGAAAGGTTGGCATTGTCGTGGTCAGCCAGAAGAAGAATGGCCATGGTGAAAATCTCCCTATCTATTTGCGCTCAACGGTCCCTTCGGCCCAGCGCGCGACAATCTTGTTCATCCCGTCATGCCGGACTTGATCCGGCATCCAGCGCGCGAAAGTCCTTGCGCGCCAAGGTGTCAATCGCGCCGCCGACGCGGCGCGGCTGGATCCCGGCTCAGGGCCGGGATGACGGAGGGTGTCAAAGCACGCCGGCTTCGGTTTTCAGCTTTTCGACCAGCTCGGCCACGCTCTTGACCTTGACGCCGGCCTTGCGGCCTTCCGGCTCCTCGGTCTTCAGCACCTTCAGCCGCGCGGCGGTGGAGACGGCAAAATCGGCCGGGCTCTTCTTGTCGAGCGGCTTCTTCTTCGCCTTCATGATGTTCGGCAGCGAGGCATAGCGCGGCTCGTTCAGGCGCAGGTCGGTGGTGACCACCGCCGGCAGCTTGATCTCGATCGTCTGCAGGCCGCCGTCGACCTCGCGGGTGACCTTCGCCGAGCCGTCGCCGATCTCGACCTTCGAGGCAAAGGTGCCCTGGGCCCAGCCCAACAGCGCCGACAGCATCTGGCCGGTCTGGTTAGAATCGTCGTCGATCGCCTGCTTGCCGACGATGATCAGGCCGGGCTGCTCGGCCTCGGCGACGCCCTTCAGGATCTTCGCCACCGCCAGCGGCTCGACCGCGTCGTCAGTCTCGACCAGGATCGCCCGGTCGGCACCCATGGCAAGCGCGGTGCGCAGCGTCTCCTCGGCCTTCGCCGGGCCGATCGACACGACCACCACTTCGTCTGCCTTGCCGGCCTCCTTCAGCCGCAGCGCCTCTTCGACGGAGATCTCGTCGAACGGGTTCATCGACATCTTCACATTCGCGAGCTCGACACCCGTGCCATCCGGCTTCACCCGGATCTTCACGTTGTAGTCGACGACCCGCTTTACGGGGACCAAGATCTTCATAGGTTCTCCTTCCAATGCCCGCATGGGAAAATGCGCCACCCGAGCGCCTCCCGATTGTCGGTTGGCGACATCGATACGCGTTTTTTCCTCAAATTCAATGTTCCGACAGGCGTTCCGCGCGGAAACATCTGTACATAGCTTACGTGAACGTAAACGTAAATAAAATTGTGTATGCCTGGTAGTCACCGACCCCAATGGATGGGCGGGGCAGAGGAGGCTGCCGGGCGATCGGCCTGCTCCGTCGGGATTGCTTCCTTATGTCGCACTGCTTTGGGTGTCACGACAGTACGATCGAAAAGTGGCACGTCACGGCGCCGCAGGATGAGCAGGAGGACTGCTCCAGCGAGTATGCCGCCGACATGGGCGCCCCAGGAAACGCCGCCGTCCGGTTCCACGGCCAGCATGTAGAACTGCTGAGCGACCCAGAGGAGAAGCGGCACGGCGGCGGGCAGCGGCAGCGGGATTCGAAAGAACACGAGTACCCAAACGCGCACCTTCGGATGCAGCAGCAGATAAGCCGCAACCACGCCCGAGACTGCCCCGGACGCGCCGATCAAGGGTGCCTCGGATGCGGGTTGCGCTATGCCGTGAAGAAAAGCTCCGGCAGCGGCGCAGGCGAGATAGAAGATCAGAAACCGGAGGTGCCCCAGCGCGTCTTCCACATTGTCGCCGAACACCCAGAGGAACAGCATGTTCGTTGCGAGGTGCACGAAGTCGGTGTGAATGAACGAATAGGTGATGTAGGTGTAATTTTCCGGTACGAGCACGAGGCCAGGCTCGAGTTCGGCATAGTCGAACACGACGGCCGGGATGTATCCGAGCCCGACCACGGTTTCGTCGGAGAAGGTCTGGCTCGCTATCATCCCGGTTATGAGCCAGACGGCGACATTGACGATGATCAGGCCGATCGTAACGTACTGGACCTTGATGTATTTCAGAGAATTCGCATCGTGCAGCGGTATGAACATGAACGCCCGTCCGGGTTGCGTTTGCGACTACCTGTTCTTTCCTGGAACCCAGAGAACGTCCAGGGCGCCCTTGTCATTCGCCCACCGGGCCGCAACGAAGAGAAAATCCGACAACCGGTTTATGTAGGCGGCAGCCTCCTTCGACACCGCTTCTCCCTCGATTGCGGCGAGTTCTACCACGCAGCGCTCAGCCCGGCGTGACGCCGCACGGGCGACATGGAGCGCCGCCGCTGCCGCCGTCCCGCCTGGCAGCACGAAGGATCGCAACGGTGCGAGGTCGGCGTTCAGCATGTCGATCTCGGTCTCCAGCCGGTCCACCTGTGCCTGGACGACGCGCAGCGGCTCGTATTTCGGCTTTTCCCCCGTGTCGGGCGTTGCAAGGTCGGCGCCGAGGTCAAACAGGTCGTTCTGAATCCGCATCAGCATCTGATCGAGGTCAGGATGCACCGAAGTATGCTGTCGTGCCTGTCCGATCAGGGAGTTAACCTCGTCGATATCGCCATAGGCTGCGACGCGCACATCGTTTTTCTTTCGGCGCGGACCGGCGACGAGCCCGGTCGTGCCGTTGTCGCCGGTGCGAGTATAGATCTTGTTCAGCTTGACCATCGTTATCGCGTTCTCATGCAGGTCGTCCGCCGCCGGCGAACCAAAGCGTCAGCATGATGAGCACAATGGCGACCGCCTGCAAGACGATGCGCATTTGCATCAACTGGTTGGACTTGTTTCCGCTGCCACCCTTGGCCAGGTTGATCAGGCCGCGGATCAGTACGATTGCGACAAGACCCATGACGACAAGCGATATGTAGGTGAGGATGGTAGACATGTTCGCAATCCGTTGTTCGTTCTGTTCCCGTTAGGGTGTCTATCTACACTAACGCATTCGCGCGCGAAGCGGAATTGAAATCCGGAACGGATGATGCGTAGATTCAAAGTGTTAGTAAGAAGGCCGCGCCCGGGAGGGCGTGGAAAAGCGGCGATGCCTGCCGATCCAGCCGAAGGCGGCGTTATCCCAATCGGCCGATGATGCGATAGAAGAGGGACGCCGGTAGCAGCTTCTTGAGGAGCGCGCCCTTTTTCGCCGGCGATGTCACGATGTAATGCGGCCGCGGCGCTCCGGAGTTCAGCGCATGCTTGAGAACATGATAGACCGCATCCGGTCCGAGCTTGCCGGGCGCCGGCCTGCTCTCGCCGCGCAACCGACGCATCTGCCGGCGATATTCTTCTGCATGCACCGAATGCTCAAGGTCGATGTGCTTTTCGATGTGCGGGATGGAGTTTTTCATAAAACGCGAAACAATCGGGCCGGGTTCGATCAGGCTTACGTGGACACCAGAACCGGCAAGCTCCATGCGCAGCGTCAGCGACAGGCCCTCAAGAGCGAACTTCGAGGCGTTGTAGGCACCACGCCAGCGATAGGGGACAATGCCGAGGATGGAGGAGCATTGCACGATCCGGCCGTGGCCCTGACGGCGCATGGCCGGAATGACACGTCGGGTCAGGTCGTGCCAGCCAAAGACGTTGGTCTCGAACTGCTGTCGCAGCGCTTCGACGGGCAGGTCTTCGACAGCGCCCGCCTGCCCATAGGCGCCGTTGTTGAACAGCGCGTCGAGCCGGCCTCCGGTGCGCTCCAGGACCGTATCGGCAAGTGCTGCGATGGACCCTGGCTCGGTGTAGTCCATCAGCAGGGCCTCGATGCCATCCGCCTCCAGCGGGGCGAGATCAGTCTCTTTTCGGACCGTGGCGAACACCCGCCAGCCGTCGACTTTCAAGGCCCTGGCACAATAGGCGCCGATACCGGAGGAGCAGCCGGTGACGATGATCGTTCTCGTCGTGGAAATGAGGTCCGACATGCGCATTTCCTGTACAAATTCAGTTTCGTTTCCCATATTCACGGGGCGCTGACAATCGCGCCGAATGTACAAGCCTCGCAGAAGAGGTTGCCCACGAACGGGGACGGAAAATGCCGACCGCTCTACGCCTCCTCTACAAGGTCGTCTACGACGCGATCTGGCACTTCACCCTGGACGACGGCTGGGCAATGGCAAGCCACGTGGCGCTGTCGACGCTGCTTGCGGTCTTTCCCTTCCTGATTTTCGGTACCGCCCTCGGCTCCTTCCTGGGCGCGGACCAGTTCGCCGATACCGCCGTCCACCTGATCTTCGACACCTGGCCGGAATCGATCGCCGCCCCGATCTCGCGCGAGGTGGTGGCGGTATTGACGATCCCGCGCGGCGGGCTTGCGACCATTTCGGTGCTCGCCGCTGCCTATTTCGCCTCAAACGGCGTGGAGGCGTTGCGGGCGTCCCTCAATCGCGCCTATCGCGTTGCCGAAACGCGCTGGTGGTATGTCACCCGGCTTACCAGTCTCGGCTTTGTCATTTTGGGCGTGGTCGCGCTTGCCGCCATCAGTATTGTGCTTGTGGCGGCCCCCCTTGCCGTGCGCGCGACTGACCAGTGGATGCCATGGCTCGGCTATGTCTACTCACTGGTTCTCGAGTGGGGCATCTTTGGCACGCTGATCGTGCTGTTTGTGGGGTTGCTGATCGCGCACCTGTGGCTTCCGGCCGGTCATCGGCGCATTTCCGACGTGCTTCCGGGAATCATTCTGACGCTGGTGGCGTGGAGTATCGGCGCCTATCTGTTCGCCTCCTACCTCGCTGCCTTTTCGACCTATGTGAAGACCTACGCCGGGCTGGCCTCGATCATGATCGCGCTGGTTTTCCTCTACATCATCGGCGTGATCTTCATACTCGGCGCGGAGATCAACGCGGCACTGATGAAATACCGGGTCAAGCGGCTGATCCTCGACCGGCTGCGAGGTCGTAAGCTGCCAGCCGAAACGCCCGCCTCAATCGAGGACGAGGCAATCGCGCGCGAACAGGGCGCGGAGGTCCGCCGGTAGCAGGCCCTTGTCCCGATAAGCAGCAATCCCCGTATCCATGTTGCTCTTGGAAAGCTTCCTGCCCTCGGCGCCCCGCACCAGCCCGTGATGGCGGTACAGCGGCTGCGGCAGGTCGAGCAGCACCTGTAGCAGGCGATGGACCGAGGTGGCGTGAAACAGATCCTGCCCGCGCACGATGTGCGTCACGGCCTGGGCCGCGTCGTCCAGCGTCACCGAGAGATGATAGCTCGAGGGCGAATCCGGTCGCGACAGGATGACGTCGCCCCAGCGTTCCGGCTGCGCCGACACCAGACCGGTCTCGCCGTCCGGCCCCATCCCTGCTTCACTCCATTCGAGGCTGCGGCCGTCCAGTTTGACTTTTGCCGCTTCGATTGCAGCGTCCATGTCCAGTCGCCAGGCATGTTGGCGTCCTTCGGCAATCCAGTTGAGCGCAAGCGCGGGGTCGAGCCGGCGCTCCTCCGTCGGATAGCAGGGAGCGCCGTCGGGATCGCGTGGCCAGATTCCGCCCGAAGCCTCGAATGTCGCCACCCGCTCGCGTACCTCGCCGCGGCTGAGAAAGGTGGGATAGGCGAGAGCGCGTTCTATCAGTTCGTCGAGCGCCCGTTGATAGAAGGGAAAATGCTCCGACTGGCGCCGCACCGGTCGTTCCCATTCGAGCCCGAGCCAATGCAGATCGCGGTAGATCGCCCCTTCAAACTCCGGCCGGCAACGCACCGTATCGATATCCTCGATCCTCAGCAAAAAGCGCCCGTCGGCTGCCATGGCGAGATTGTGGTTGAGGATCGCCGAATAAGCATGCCCGAGATGCAGAAGCCCGTTGGGGCTCGGCGCGAAACGAAAGACGGCTTGCTTTGACAAAGGCGAATCCATCAGGTTTTCTTGCACGAATCCGGCGCGGGGGCCACAGGTGCTGCCCGACGGGGAGGCCGATCCCAGCCACGGGAACACCATGCAACTGCACATGATCCGATCTCAGGCGGACGTCGCTGCCGGTCTCGTTGACCTCGCGCTGCTCGATTCCCGCCTCTTTACCGTCATCGACAAGGCCGGTTCGGTGCCGCTGCGCCTTCACGATCCCGGCTATCGCGGGATGGCCGGCATCATCGTTTCGCAGATGGTGTCACGGGCCAGCGCCGACGCCATCTGGCGGCGGCTCGAGGAAGTCGCCGGAGAGATCACACCGCACCACGTTCTCGGCCTGACCGATGCCGATTGCCGTGCGGCCGGGCTTTCGCGAGCCAAGGCCGAGACGCTACGTCGCGTCGCCGAGGCTGTCGACCGCGGCACTGTCGATCTGGATGCGATCTGCCACATGGATGCTGCGGATGCGATCCGGTCGCTGACTGCGATCAAGGGCATAGGGCGCTGGACGGCCGAGGTCTATCTGCTCTTCTGCGCCGGGCATCCTGATATCTTTCCCTCCGGCGACGTTGCCCTGCAGAACGCCGTGGCGCATGCGCTCGGCCTGGCGGTGCGTCCCTCGCAGGCGGAACTCGACCAGATTGCCGAGGTTTGGTCACCCTGGCGGGGCGTGTCAGCGCGCCTCTTCTGGGCCTACTATGCGCGCGAAATGCGCCGTGAGGTCGCGCCGCTTGCGTGAGGCTTGCGCCGGATGGTTGCAAACGTGCAAAAGCGTGATCCGCTTTTCCTTTCCGGCTTCACAATGCTGTAGCAACGGTCCTAATATAAAGGGGCAGATGCCGAATCGATCAGGAGAATCACTTGACGATTTCAGTTTCACCACAGGCCCTGCCGGCGCTCGTCTTGAACGCTGACTATCGGCCGCTGAGCTACTATCCCTTGTCGCTTTGGTCCTGGCAGGACGCGATCAAGGCCGTCTTTCTTGATCGCGTGAACATCATCGCAGAATACGAGCACTCGGTTTCCTCGCCGAGCTTCACCATGCGCCTACCGAGCGTCGTCTGCCTCAAGACCTATGTCCAACCGTCGCGCTATCCAGCTTTTACCCGCTTCAACGTGTTCCTGCGCGACAAGTTCGAATGCCAGTATTGCGGCACGTCGGACGATCTCACCTTCGATCATGTTGTTCCGCGCGCCCATGGCGGTGAAACGACCTGGTGCAAC
The Rhizobium sp. ARZ01 genome window above contains:
- a CDS encoding electron transfer flavoprotein subunit alpha/FixB family protein, giving the protein MAILLLADHDNANLSDQTAKALTAATKFGGDVHVLIAGSGAKAAAEQAAKLSGVAKVLLADDASLANNLAEPLAATIVALAGAYDTILAAATSVGKNVLPRVAALLDVAQVSEIIEVVSPDTFKRPIYAGNAIQTVQTSDAKKVITVRTASFAAASEGGNAAIETVATGANPGLSSFVGDALSSSDRPELTSAKVIISGGRALGSAEKFKEVILPVADKLGAAVGASRAAVDAGYAPNDWQVGQTGKVVAPQLYIACGISGAIQHLAGMKDSKVIVAINKDEEAPIFQVADYGLVADLFDALPELEKAL
- a CDS encoding YihY/virulence factor BrkB family protein; translated protein: MPTALRLLYKVVYDAIWHFTLDDGWAMASHVALSTLLAVFPFLIFGTALGSFLGADQFADTAVHLIFDTWPESIAAPISREVVAVLTIPRGGLATISVLAAAYFASNGVEALRASLNRAYRVAETRWWYVTRLTSLGFVILGVVALAAISIVLVAAPLAVRATDQWMPWLGYVYSLVLEWGIFGTLIVLFVGLLIAHLWLPAGHRRISDVLPGIILTLVAWSIGAYLFASYLAAFSTYVKTYAGLASIMIALVFLYIIGVIFILGAEINAALMKYRVKRLILDRLRGRKLPAETPASIEDEAIAREQGAEVRR
- the gluQRS gene encoding tRNA glutamyl-Q(34) synthetase GluQRS — its product is MDSPLSKQAVFRFAPSPNGLLHLGHAYSAILNHNLAMAADGRFLLRIEDIDTVRCRPEFEGAIYRDLHWLGLEWERPVRRQSEHFPFYQRALDELIERALAYPTFLSRGEVRERVATFEASGGIWPRDPDGAPCYPTEERRLDPALALNWIAEGRQHAWRLDMDAAIEAAKVKLDGRSLEWSEAGMGPDGETGLVSAQPERWGDVILSRPDSPSSYHLSVTLDDAAQAVTHIVRGQDLFHATSVHRLLQVLLDLPQPLYRHHGLVRGAEGRKLSKSNMDTGIAAYRDKGLLPADLRALFARDCLVLD
- a CDS encoding SDR family oxidoreductase; the protein is MSTTRTIIVTGCSSGIGAYCARALKVDGWRVFATVRKETDLAPLEADGIEALLMDYTEPGSIAALADTVLERTGGRLDALFNNGAYGQAGAVEDLPVEALRQQFETNVFGWHDLTRRVIPAMRRQGHGRIVQCSSILGIVPYRWRGAYNASKFALEGLSLTLRMELAGSGVHVSLIEPGPIVSRFMKNSIPHIEKHIDLEHSVHAEEYRRQMRRLRGESRPAPGKLGPDAVYHVLKHALNSGAPRPHYIVTSPAKKGALLKKLLPASLFYRIIGRLG
- a CDS encoding HNH endonuclease; amino-acid sequence: MTISVSPQALPALVLNADYRPLSYYPLSLWSWQDAIKAVFLDRVNIIAEYEHSVSSPSFTMRLPSVVCLKTYVQPSRYPAFTRFNVFLRDKFECQYCGTSDDLTFDHVVPRAHGGETTWCNVVAACSPCNLRKGSKLPKQAGMFPSQNPYQPTVQDLHNNGRLFPPNYLHESWMDYLYWDVELQP
- a CDS encoding 3-hydroxybutyryl-CoA dehydrogenase — translated: MSTIRNVGIVGAGQMGCGIAHVCAIAGYKVHIYDLSAERIETGLATIHGNLARQVASGKMTDEDRKNALSHIKGSTDINDLSQADLVIEAATEDETVKRKIYGQVCPVLKPDAILATNTSSLSITRLASATDRAERFMGIHFMNPVPVMKLVELVRGIATEEKTFAAAKEFVATLDKTVTVAEDFPAFIVNRILLPMINEAIYTLYEGVGTVDAIDTAMKLGANHPMGPLQLADFIGLDTCLSIMQVLYEGLADSKYRPCPLLVKYVEAGWLGRKSGRGFYDYRGEVPVPTR
- a CDS encoding twin transmembrane helix small protein, with amino-acid sequence MSTILTYISLVVMGLVAIVLIRGLINLAKGGSGNKSNQLMQMRIVLQAVAIVLIMLTLWFAGGGRPA
- a CDS encoding electron transfer flavoprotein subunit beta/FixA family protein, yielding MKILVPVKRVVDYNVKIRVKPDGTGVELANVKMSMNPFDEISVEEALRLKEAGKADEVVVVSIGPAKAEETLRTALAMGADRAILVETDDAVEPLAVAKILKGVAEAEQPGLIIVGKQAIDDDSNQTGQMLSALLGWAQGTFASKVEIGDGSAKVTREVDGGLQTIEIKLPAVVTTDLRLNEPRYASLPNIMKAKKKPLDKKSPADFAVSTAARLKVLKTEEPEGRKAGVKVKSVAELVEKLKTEAGVL
- a CDS encoding DNA-3-methyladenine glycosylase; translated protein: MHMIRSQADVAAGLVDLALLDSRLFTVIDKAGSVPLRLHDPGYRGMAGIIVSQMVSRASADAIWRRLEEVAGEITPHHVLGLTDADCRAAGLSRAKAETLRRVAEAVDRGTVDLDAICHMDAADAIRSLTAIKGIGRWTAEVYLLFCAGHPDIFPSGDVALQNAVAHALGLAVRPSQAELDQIAEVWSPWRGVSARLFWAYYAREMRREVAPLA
- a CDS encoding rhomboid family intramembrane serine protease; amino-acid sequence: MFIPLHDANSLKYIKVQYVTIGLIIVNVAVWLITGMIASQTFSDETVVGLGYIPAVVFDYAELEPGLVLVPENYTYITYSFIHTDFVHLATNMLFLWVFGDNVEDALGHLRFLIFYLACAAAGAFLHGIAQPASEAPLIGASGAVSGVVAAYLLLHPKVRVWVLVFFRIPLPLPAAVPLLLWVAQQFYMLAVEPDGGVSWGAHVGGILAGAVLLLILRRRDVPLFDRTVVTPKAVRHKEAIPTEQADRPAASSAPPIHWGR
- a CDS encoding cob(I)yrinic acid a,c-diamide adenosyltransferase, giving the protein MVKLNKIYTRTGDNGTTGLVAGPRRKKNDVRVAAYGDIDEVNSLIGQARQHTSVHPDLDQMLMRIQNDLFDLGADLATPDTGEKPKYEPLRVVQAQVDRLETEIDMLNADLAPLRSFVLPGGTAAAAALHVARAASRRAERCVVELAAIEGEAVSKEAAAYINRLSDFLFVAARWANDKGALDVLWVPGKNR